One genomic segment of Hordeum vulgare subsp. vulgare chromosome 2H, MorexV3_pseudomolecules_assembly, whole genome shotgun sequence includes these proteins:
- the LOC123428350 gene encoding probable protein arginine N-methyltransferase 6.1 produces MLPSHLNGHSPLARRRPQLPAASPPAATGDPPTAGDAALEAHDRVYFQSYSHIGIHESMIKDRVRTDAYREAIMHHQKFIEGKVVMDVGCGTGILSVFCARAGAKRVYAVDASEIATQASEIVKANNLADKIVVIHGRVEDVDIEEKVDVIISEWMGYMLLYESMLPSVLFARDKWLKPGGLILPSHATLFMAPITNSDRYEGSVDFWCDVYGINMSALVPLAKKFASEEPSIEIVGGENVISWPFVVKHIDCYTSTVEEFKSITTAYKVSSMMLAPIHGFGLWFEVEFNGPAESCSNLSSDSSPLDIVQKKRRRASDSTVVLSTAPEDEPTHWHQTILYFPDPIGVTQDQIIEGSVTITPSEENPRCLNIHLECSTGGQNLVQDFAMR; encoded by the exons ATGCTGCCGTCGCACCTCAACGGCCACTCCCCGctcgcgcgccgccgcccccagcTCCCCGCCGCCTCGCCGCCCGCCGCCACCGGGGACCCCCCGACGGCGGGGGACGCCGCGCTGGAGGCGCACGACCGCGTCTACTTCCAGTCCTACTCCCACATCGGCATCCACGAGTCCATGATCAAG GACAGGGTCAGGACCGACGCGTACCGCGAAGCAATCATGCACCACCAGAAGTTCATCGAGGGGAAG GTCGTGATGGATGTGGGGTGTGGGACTGGGATACTCTCGGTGTTCTGCGCTCGTGCCGGCGCGAAACGA GTATATGCTGTGGATGCTAGTGAAATCGCTACCCAG GCTAGTGAAATTGTAAAAGCAAACAATTTGGCTGATAAGATCGTGGTCATTCATGGACGTGTTGAG GATGTTGATATTGAGGAGAAGGTTGATGTAATAATATCAGAATGGATGGGCTATATGCTTCTCTACGAG AGTATGCTGCCAAGCGTTCTATTTGCAAGAGATAAATGGCTTAAACCAGGGGGTCTTATCCTACCTTCTCATGCTACG CTTTTCATGGCACCTATAACAAATTCTGATAGATATGAAGGAAGCGTTGATTTCTGGTGTGATGTTTATGGCATAAACA TGTCTGCTCTTGTGCCACTTGCCAAAAAATTCGCATCCGAGGAGCCCTCCATTGAAATAGTTGGTGGAGAAAATGTTATAAGTTGGccatttgtg GTGAAGCACATTGATTGCTACACTTCTACGGTTGAGGAATTCAAGTCTATCACCacagcatacaaagtttcatcaatgATGTTAG CTCCAATTCACGGCTTTGGTCTCTGGTTTGAGGTGGAGTTCAATGGGCCTGCAGAGTCTTGTAGCAATTTGTCCTCTGATTCGAGTCCACTTGATATTGTTCAGAAGAAAAGGCGCAGGGCATCAGATAGCACAGTTGTGCTGTCCACAgccccagaagatgagccaacccATTGGCATCAG ACAATTTTGTACTTCCCTGATCCTATAGGTGTGACGCAAGATCAAATCATAGAAGGCTCTGTAACAATCACCCCGAGCGAGGAGAATCCACGCTGTCTGAATATTCACTTGGAGTGCTC CACGGGAGGTCAAAACTTGGTGCAGGATTTCGCAATGCGGTGA